The sequence below is a genomic window from Pseudorca crassidens isolate mPseCra1 chromosome 7, mPseCra1.hap1, whole genome shotgun sequence.
GAGTCCTGCTCGAAGTCGCAGGCGAAGGGGGCGCCCAGGGTGGGTGAGGCCCCGTGGTAACCTGCAGGGCAGGTGGTCAGGTGGGGTGCCTGCAGGCGCCGGCCCTGCCCGCTCCCCGCCCGGCCCCGGCTCACCGCACTGGGCCTCGTCGGGGCAGCCCCTGCAGTCACACACAAAGTTGCACACGGCCTCGCGTGGGGGCCTGCAGCGGCTGGGGCCCCAGGCCCAGCCCGGGGACCTTGCTGCCAGCAGAGAGACAGCCAGGTGGCCTGGGGTAGGGAGACACCacatcccagtttgcctgggactgttCCATGGCCCAGAAACTGCTCAGACTCGGGCGTCCCGGGACATAGGTCACACTGCTTTGGGGTCCAGGCCAGGAAGTCatgcagggagggggctgggtctGTGTCTGGGGGCCTGGAACCCAGAGAACTGCCACCTGGGGGGTCCCTGTCAGGGCCAAGCAGAGAATGACTGAACCTGGGGAGGCTGCCTGCGTGCCAGGATGGGGGGTGCATGGGCGAGCAAGGGACCAAGGACCCCTGATGTGGGACACTCCCTGGGGAAGAGAACAGGAGCCCAGCAAGAAACCGGAGGGGCTGCCAGCAGGGGGCCCCCTCAAGGGGCTGCATCAACGGGTGGCCCAGGCCCCCCAGAGCTCTGTCCAGGTCAAGAGTGGCTGACTACCATCTGCCTTCAGGGCCCTCTCACCTTGGAGCCCAGGTGGAGATGGAGGCCAGGGAGAGCAGCACCCTTCCCCGGCGGGGCCATCCCCAGGACCCCAAGGGCTCGCCTGCGTCCCCCACTGCAGGCCGTCCAGGGCCTGAACCCCTCCTTCTCTGTAGGCCCAGCACCCGAGCCCCCGGACACTCCTGCTTCGGGAGCCAGACCCGACGACTCACCCAGGAGCAGGACCAAGACGGGCAGGAGGTGGCCGGGCAGAGACATGGTCAGGCCAGAGGAAGGGAGACCAAGGGGCAGTGTGTGCACCGGCCAGCCTGGTGGGCACTTTTCCTGGTCATCAGCCCGAGGCCCCACCGGCTGACTCTGCTCTAATCGGAGAGTGGGGCTCAGCCCCATCTGTACCTGCGGCCCCTCGCCTGGCCCCGCCCTGCGCTGACAAGGACGGGCACCTGGCTGTAAAAGCATCCAGGAGAGGGGCCCCTGGCCTAGGTGGGCTCCCACCTGCCTGGCTCCTTCAGGCCAAAGGTCAGGCTCCGACCATCATGCCCACTGCTGCCCAGCCCTGCCGGGTGGAGGCCCCACTGGAGACAGCACCGAGTGACACCGGCCTCGGCCGCTTCTCCCGGGGTCTCTGACCCCACACCTGCTGGGAATTCAACTCAGCCTGGCCCGGGTCGCCAGTAGGAAACCAGCTTGTGCAAACCCCCCATCCAGCCCCTGAGTTCCCTGCACGGGTTGGGGCAGCCCTAGCAACCCGGGACGTTGGCCTCCATAGCTCAGCCTGTGGGTTCCTCTTCGCTTGCTCTTACAAACGATGGACAGACTATTCGTCAGCAAGTGTCCTGAACGGTGTGGGCTGGACGCTGCCAGGCACAGGGTCCAGAGGAACCTAGAGACTCTGGGGCTTGTGGCACCGACCCCCCTGGAGGATTTGGAGCCAGGCTCCACCCGCAGTTTACTACGGTGCAGCCTGGGGAGCTTGTCtcacctgagcctcagtttcctcatctttgttttaaaatttatttatttattggctgcgtcaggtcttagttgctgcacgtggggtcttttgttatggcgcacgggctcagtagttgcggtgcgtgggcttagctgccctgcagcacgtgggatcttagctccccgaccaggggtcgaacccgccttccctgcattgcaagacggattcttaaccactggaccaccggggaagtcttCCCTCGTTTTCAAACGCGGTCACAATGGTGCCTGCCTGGACAGGCTCCCGTGAGGGCCCTGGAGGCTCACAGGAGGCTGGCACGGCAGGGTCACAGCCTCGGCAAGGGGCACCTCTGCTCCCCACAGCCCTGCGCCAAGAGAAGGGTCTTGGGAGAGGGGCTCCCAGCTCCAAGTCTGAAGCCCTGCCTGTTTACTTGGAGCAGAGCCTGTGGCTGCGGCGCAGGGCCGTGGGGCCTGACCTTGGAGTCGAGGGGTCGTAGACTGCCTGACTCATGACCTCAGTTGGCAGCTGGCCAGGAGGGTGGTTGCTGGCGCCTGCCCTCCCTGCACACTGGGATGGGTCCCCGCCTCGGCAGGCCCGAGGGACTCGGCCCTAGCTCCTTGCGTAAGGACTTGTCAGGCCTCCTCCCAGATGTCCTTGGGGATAGCAGGTGCGTGGAGAAGCAATCAGGCCATAAACGGCGGCAGCAGCCCAGGGGCCCCCTTATCAGGCCCCAAAGGGCTGAGTGTGCACTGCCACTCCCGGGGCCCCCAGGGGTGGAGCGGGGTGAGGGGCAGCCAGGAGTGACCCCTAGTCAGGGGTACAGAGAGGTGACCTAGGAACAGAGAAGCCAAGACACACAGCATTCAGGGACCAGCAGAGGTGACGATGCTTTTAATTCTCCCCAGAGAGGTAACCCCGGGCACTGAGGCCTGGCCAGGGTGGCAAAGTGCCAGGGGGTGCAGCCCAGCCTCTTGGGAGGTGGCCTTGAGAACAGAGTTCCAAGTGGGTCGCTGGAGGTGGCTGGTCTCAGGTGGGCCTCAGTAGCCGTCGTCGGCCCAGGTGACCTCGTAGTCAGGGTACCTGGCTTTGAGCTTCTCAGTGGAGACGGAGTGCTGGGCGCGACCGTAACCCTGAAAGGAGAAGGCAGCTCTCACAGCCCTGTCCTGGCTCTGGGCGCCTGGTCAGCAGGGACACCAGGGGCCAGCTCAGGAGGGGGCTGTCATCCCCTCCGACCACACCAGGGCGCTCTCCTGTGGAAGCGTGGCCACCAGGGTGAGCAAATCTTGAGGGAGGTTCCTTTAGCTGGAGGCCCAGACCCCTCTAGGTGCCCCCGTGTATCTGCTGGTAGCTTGGTGAAGGGAGGGACAGGGGCCTCTTAGTTTCACCCCAGCACTGATGGCCTCAAAGCACTAAAGGATGACGGCCAGTCAGGCTTTTGGACCAGGAACAGCACGCAGACCGTCAGAGcagaggggcagggggcggctccctcccaccctgtgtgCTTTCTGTGTCATGCCACGTGAGAAATGGGGAGCCTACAGGCCCCGGATGGGGGGGTTCTGCCGCCGAGAAGGGCCGGAAAACTGATCACCCCAGGTCAGGCAGCTTGGAGGGCCAGGTCTCCCCAAGCCAGGACTGGGGCCCTCGGCCCACCCAGGCCCGAGGCTGTGGGCTCACCATGGAGTAGCCGTACACATGGATCTTCTTGTCCTGGCTCTGGTGGGAGATGCGCCCGCCCCCCAGGCACACGCAGTCATAGCCTTTCTTCTGCATCTCGCCTGATACCTTGTCATAGATGTCCGCTGGGATAGGAAGGGGGGCTCAGCACGCGCCCTGGCTGCCCTTGAAGGCTGAAGGGGTCTGAAGCCCCGCTCTGAGCAGCTCCCTCCCCAGGAAAGGAGACCCTCTGGGAAGGGATGAAATGGAGGA
It includes:
- the PHPT1 gene encoding 14 kDa phosphohistidine phosphatase — encoded protein: MTAADLSQIPDVDIDSDGVFKYVLIRVHAVPPSGAPAGESKEIVRGYKWAEYHADIYDKVSGEMQKKGYDCVCLGGGRISHQSQDKKIHVYGYSMGYGRAQHSVSTEKLKARYPDYEVTWADDGY